From the genome of Solanum lycopersicum chromosome 7, SLM_r2.1:
AAAGTAACTCACGTTTTCTTAAAGATATTTGGactgaaaaagaagaaataaaccATTGAAACAAATAACAAATTGCACCTAAataagaatacaaaaaatataaagtcTAAATGTATGATATAATAAGAAGTAAGAGATATAGGCATATTTACAATTTTGAGATGATAGGTGTACTATTACAAAAAGGTGGgatctaaaatataaatttgatcgATTTAACATTAAGTTTTAATCactgaaaatcattaaaaatttgaaattgaaggtttaaaattatcttttttctaTTCAAAACCACTAAGAGGGGAGttattcaatttaataaaataaaataaataaaagatttaaatttctaGCCTCACTTAAAGAGTTGCATTCAATCATCATCTAACGACATTATATGATACTTTAAATGCGAGTTTACTcatctatatttaattttctttaaaaaaaatataacattaatatgtataatttcaagaagaaaaacatgaaTTCATTTAAATCCAATTACTTCTACAATACGCCTTTGAAGACATCCGCAATGTGAAACAAATAAATCATTTGACGTATATGGTTATGTaccaattaaatatttaaaatattttatttaaaagctGTTGTTATTTTTTCGTATTTCTTCATTTGCTTCTACCTCTTAGTCCTATGATTTAGccatttatttccttttatttgattcgtactataatatatatttatggaaCCTCATCAAAGGTCAAATTAGTTAAACAACTAATTATTGtttcacaaaattaatattattgagATTTTATTATCTCGCTTAATCTGAGTTGAGCGAGCTAATATTTGTTACTTTGTTTCTctttcaaaggaaaaaaaaatgtacataaATAGTTGAAAATTGAGTAAAGAGAAGATTAAGTAACTTACCTTAGATTGAATAATGTGATGAAGACTTTGATCAATTATTGAGGAAACACAACTATTAACCATAAGTCCTTCCATAAGAAATTTAAGAACTTTTAATAGAAAAAGTCTTCATTTTATTGAAATTTCCACTTGATTAATGCATAATTTCACTATTATTttatcttcatcatcatcactataaataatattattcaatttttctctttttctttccaagTCCTCTATGTCCTCCTTCAAGTCTTTTACATAATCCACAATCTCTTATAGTTGATCAGATATAGCTCTTTTTCCCTATAtcatcatttaataaaataattagatttataTACTATAAGGTTTACCATAAAACCTAATTCTTGAAAATTAGAATTGgttaagagtgtgtttggtatgaaggaaaacaattcctagaaaatttataaattcacATCAATTAGAGACTCTAATAATATATCCCCTAGCttatatgtaaaattaaatatttaaagcgTAAATAATATAACACGAAACTTACTATcaggtaaataaaaaattgagataaatcagataatctaatttaatccaaaaaaaaaatatacatatttacaaCAATATGGTACGACTACATATAAATCCATTTTTTTACTAGGAACGTCATAATTACAACACATTTACTATGATGTAGATCTGAATCCATTTGGTACGAATGAAAACAACTAGGTACATGGAATTTCATGTGGAAAACGAGTATGATACATGCACACACATCGGATAAATATTTGTTTCGTTTAGTTCAGTTGACAAAATCACAAATATAAGAATTTAACTAACAAACAGAGTCAAGTCCAAAAATTTTTTAGATCATTCCGCTAAcaataattcatataaacaAAATACATGAATAAACTAAGACACCATATTTATAACTCacacttcatattttttttataaataaatatttgtgattattttttaaatacacataattttgtAAAGTCAGCCACTGACAAAATGTAACGATATGACTCGACAGTTATAGCATTTATAGCAGTAAGCAATAAATTCAATCGACCAATTATACTGgctatatataaattttattctttaattatgtaaaaattcatttatatatatgaataaattttaaataaaaaaattaatataattataattatgtgaaaaatatttttgtaaaataactaaaataaatccATAAAtatcatcattaaaaaaagagccataaatatcatataatatatgcATAATAAGTGATGTCCCTACCCTTGTTTAAGTTTCTGTCCTTTTTGTggactatttatttttattttttgtctgaACGTGGTATTAGGTTCTTTCTATGATTGTTTTATACTTACTCTACTCGAACAATAATTGTTGATTATTAATTCGATTCATCACTtagcttaaaaataaataaataataaaaataatattactatataattctttaaatttattaaatttaattctttgctaaaaaaatagtatttaatagTAAGGATAAAATAGAcacaataattaaattatctccTTATTCtctaaattgaataaatattattaaataactatTTGTAGTATAATGTATGACTATTGTTGAATGAAGAAAGTAATAAGGAGACATTGATTAAAACCAAAAAGAGAAATATGGAGGGTATATTTGatataaagataaatattttatctatagttaatattttttttttcttaataatgaACAATAACTTAAATGTACATCAAACAAAAAGGAtctaaaatttagaaatttcaaaatattatgccTAAAACAAACCCATCAACTTGGATCGTAGTAATGCAAGATCAATATCTCCTCTTTTATTCACCTGCACATAAATAATTTCCAAATATATTTAGTTCTTTCAATTAATTAGGTCACCACGTACAAAACATTaagattatgatatattttatcctCCTTAATAGTATTTTCTCGAATCAATTTATTTGcatgattttaatttatatggagtttaaaattgtaatttatttttttaagtttgtgatttcaaattaaagatacgtagattaatgtatcaaaatgcgttttaattttatgttcttAAACATGCAAACGTTGAAAGttagaattaaataattgtccaaaaaaaaaaagaagagaaatagtaaagaaaaatgttttttttttaatcagtaAGTGAGTTTACCTACCTTTTTCTCAATTTAGTACTTAAAAGGTaggacaaataaattaaaacgattactttgataatattaatctctttatatatatatatatatgggagATGTTATATTTTGTTACTTTGTTACTCTTTCGGGAAAAAGAATGTACACACATTGTTAAAAATTGAGTATAGAGAAGATTAAGTAACTTACCTTAGTTTGAATAATGTGAATAAGCCTTTGATTAATTGTGGAGGAAACACAACTATTAACAATAAATCCTTCTTTCATAAGAACTTTAAGCACTTTTGAAATAGAAAGCCCTCCTTTTATTGAAATTTCCACTCCTTCATTGCATGATTTCACtattattttatcatcatcatttagTTTCATAGATGAAGAATTTGGTGCCAATGGAGAGctaatattagtaatatttttcatttctttcaatttttctcttttactttCCAACTCCtctatgtccttcttcaagtcttttACATAGTCCACTATCTCTTCTAGATGATCAGATATAGATCTCTTTCCCTGGATTAtcattagaaagaaaatataattagaaCTGGACATTTGAAACATGaacaatataatcatatatgaGGTTCAATATcgaataaaaaatcaattgagATGGTTTAGCTGACTAGTTATGCTACTATGAGAAGATATTGATTATCagtctaattcaattttaaaaaattaatttcagaaaaaaattgTCTGGAGTCATATAATTAGAACTGGGCGTTTGAAATATGAACAATATAACATATGAGGGCCAACccatatattatatttagtttGAGTCGaacaataagaaataaatattagaCTTAAATCGACTTCAAAAACTAGCTAAATTTAAAGATGAGTATTATCAACTAGTCAACCCTCCCACAAACCATATTTTGGAGCTCAACAATGTGTGGTTGCaaagaatattttcattcattaatcagataatttgaagaaaaatatttttatatttttcttcatatcaAACACACTCTTATACTAACCATGAGATACTTAGATGGAATAAGAAGGCGTAAACGTTGATAAAGCTTAGCCATATCGCGCCTTCTTTGCCTTTCAACATCTCTTCTCATAACTTTCTTCTCCACCACCATCTCTTTCTCTTTAGGTAAATCTTGAATTACTTGATCATCAATAATATTGAAATTGGTGATCAAAATTGGTTTCTTTTTAGGTACATTATGAGTACTTGTAAAAACAATATTTGAGTTTTGTTtttgtaatgaaaatgatgaatctTGATTACTTTGAAGAGTAGTTGGAGgcggaggaggaggagaaggagaagaaagaaaGTTGAATAGTTGATCTAATTGGCCAAAGTCAAATTCGGAATcatccattattttttttgttttagctcaagatgattcaatttttttttagtttatgaaACGATGAATTAGTCAAGATTTTATAAGATCTTTTCGAATTTCGTACGTTGAAAAGATCATAACTATTACAATATTACTctataaagaaattatttgagCTCTCAACGTCATTCAaagaaacattattttttaatgtaaaaacaTAGTTTTATCAGgcaataaaattattgaagatAATTTTTAATCTCACATGATCAATGTGCCATAAATCACCTACTTTTTCACTTAGATAAATAATGGGAATCTAGGCATAGCCCAATGTTATTTTTGTCCatatattatatacttttttatttgttaattttcaaCCCCTCACTTATTTGATCTTTCATGTTTAACTTTTATCTAATAAGAGCgaatattcattaaaaaaaaaaaagttaaaagggCCAAAATGTAAGATATGACACAATTATACAACCTTTTATCCCtgctaaaagaaaatatttatctcaaaatgcttgttattttatgaaatataaatatatatatatatatatatatatatatatatatatatatatatatattttgtattatccttatttaattattcttaAATCTTAAGAGACCAATTACACACTGCTAAATAGGATCAACAATTTTCTAACAACTTAAATGTTTGTctttaacttttataaaatttaaatatttaatagattAGTATTTATAGTATTTAGTAGATTATATAGGAATATACGCacatatccaaaaaaaaaaaaatttagggcACTAATTAAGTTTTGGATTACTTCTAAGTAGAAGCAAAATCTATTGATTTGGCTAGTTGATTTTCTCCAATTTAAAGAATCTTGAGAAAGACTCCTTCACAATTTAATTCTATAATTTGCACAAGTGTCAATTATATTATGCATgtgtaaattttaaattgtattaccCTCCACCACtccaataaattaattatatgtccTTCTAAACTTTTTAACAATCCCTTGATAGATACTTTGATATCATTAATCGAAAGAGTGCCTCTTTGAGTTTTCATTAGACAAgaatcaagatatatcatagcTTCGATCTACCGAAAATATGaccctaaataaaaaatataaaaattaaagattatgataaaagaatcaTAAATAGTCAAGTATTAATACTTTTAATGTGGGAACATATGAGAgagatttttcttttctattttttagtatttaatattatttagtaatcgtatattttattattcttcaaTGTATATAAGTATTTGTTAGCTTCCTTGCTTATAAGTCCTTTGCTCTTTAGCTATAAAGTTtatcagaaataaaatctatataagctcacaaaaacaaaaaggtAACGTTAGCATATACATAACAGTCAACATATTTATaccttatgattataatatgtgtgatattgttgttgttgtttatgtATCAAGACCACACTTAAATGGTTTGATTCAAAAGGGGAGAATATAAAGAAGTTTAAAGTTTGAGGTGTTGAcgataacaataaataaatcaatagcTCACAGATAAAATAGAGTAAAATACACAATAACTTACTATTCTATGGTAAAATTTACTACATGTAACAATTTCTGGAATGATAGCATAATGTAATTTCACCAGTAAAATAATTTGAgagataaaatatgtatatcttatttatctacttttatcaaataaaaatattctttttttgataaatcttCATCTCAAACAAGATActagaaaaataatgataataaactAGTCTGgtataaagaaaattagaaaacaaataacaatataaaatgaaaatataagatACTTGGATCAGAGGCGGAACCAGGATTTTCAATAAGGGGTTCAAAACGTGTAAAAATAAATAGCCGATGGGAATTCgatatctactatatatacattaaaaattatttaaccatgtataaataatataactttCATTCGAATCCCTACAGACAAGGTAGGTGGTAGCTCCGCCCCTGACATGGATATTAGGTAAAACTACTAAATAAGGCAAAAAAAAGACTAATTTCTGTCTCTTTTTCATTAAGTACTCTCTTTCTATTATAATCTTCGAATTTCGTATCTTCCCTAAAAATAAGTATAGAAAATGTAATTCAATTTTATGGACAAAAGTTATAGCGATTAAATATCAAGTTTGTAGTATTAATTAAATACAATAGCCTTGTCATCACTAGATTTCCGAATCTACCAAAAGAGATTTAATAATGGCGTCTAAAATTAAGTTTGCACAaggatatcatttttattttcttaaaattgacGAGAATAAAATATAGATTCCTTCTGGACcccattatattttttttaattttagatgtCATCCTTtatacttaaatatttaattatttctttaatattataaaccaaataaagagatgCATCATAGATGGTAAAATTTACCCATACCAAGTACTTATTTAATAATAGATTTTAATTAAACACATGATGCACATAAGTTTTACCCTTTACTTCTTTCGTTTTGATATATTGGcatattacataattaatttcatttagatCTCAAATGTTTCATTTAATTTCtgtatttacaaaataaatactaaagaaGTGGTTAAATATTGTTAATTTGATTAAGAAGACGTCATATCAAGACACAtacttaatttcattaattagttGAATTTGGTGAGATCATAAACCAATTATGAATATTTAGGGGAAATGATTTTTTAGTCCCTGTATTAAGGctatattcttattttagtcCTTGTGTAATCTAACTTAGCACTATTGACCTTCAATTATGTCAAGTGAGTGATTTTGATCCTTCaactaacatattcaaaaaaaataacagaGAGTTCACTGCTAAAAGGGATAGTTCggatatttcattttaattctctctttttgaaaaacaagctaagtctttcatgtctctatctTGAAGAACAAGCTCATCAATCTGAGCTACAATTTCAACAAAACCAACTTAATAAGCTTTAGCTCTCCCTCTTACATCGACGAACAATAGATTTACAGcgaaaattctttttaaaagttgtatgttttctcaagcaataactttaaaaatactCGAATTACTCCTTTTAGCCGTGAACGCTCTGTTAACTTTTTCGGATCTGTTAGTTGAAGGATTAAAATCACTCCCTTGATATAGGTCAATAGTACTAAGTTAGATAACACAAGgactaaaataagaaattagccTTAATATAGGGactaaaatgtcatttttccatatattaataattcatagCTTTATGTAGCCTTTAGGTAATAGGAATTAGCACGtacataaaataacaaatcaaataaataattaaaatgtttaGTTGAAACATCGTACATGATATATACCTAATCcctttagaaatatatatattaaaataaatatttactttaaatacacatatattttgaactttttttttcatgggATAGTGACTGATTTAACATaacataaaacattttgaatttggaGCTTTGTctgtattattaataataaaacgTGGTAATTCAAATCCAAGAGTAggaaatatcataaatcaaaaatatttgacaatCATATAtgcttttatttaattaattaattttaatataatgacATGCTAGTCTAATTAAGGTCTATGAGGCTATGCTAATCATTCATCTGATTATCAGAATTTACTCTTAAATAAAAGAAGCCTAATGTATTTTTCCATTAGTTTAGTGAATTATTGTCGTAAGTGGCATCGTTTAACATAAATGATTACCAACTGactaaatataattgttttgcTAATCATTCCCTAGAGGTAAAAACTGTTATACTAATTACTATCAGGCACATTGGTTTGGTATAAAgacaaacaattttttattattattattattaataataattaataataataataataataatatagtttttttgGAGCGTGGTATAATTTTCAAGGAAGTTGGTATTTGGTAATGAATTAAAAAGAAGTTGCACTTTTGGAAGaaaatacttaatatatatttccttgaatttggagaaaattatttattttggacCATAGAGAATATTGCAAATTCATTTATTATGGATGAAAGGAGTATCAGACATGCAGGATGTATATTagtcaaaaaatttatatataaataattactaGCTAGGTAGACAACAAACATTTCATTTAAAACTACCTTGTTCTAAATCAAGAAGTTTATGTAcgtacaaatataaattaaatatttattgatttgtctaaataattttaagaatactttcatttttttttaccatgTCATTTGAGTTTCTGTCTCTTTAACCTCTATCAGACTTTTCTCTTATTTGCCtattgaagaaaattttaatttatatcacTTAAAAAAGCGAGTGAAATTCTATTTATCTTATTAATCAGTGTGATGCAAACGAGCAAGAGATAAAGTGCGCTAAGATATAGCCTTCTTCGTGCAATTGTTATTCTCTTACCCTTTTTTTTTCGAGTCGAAATATACTGgatatcaaaaaatattatgtgaaaGTAAAACATGACTTATATTAAGCAAAAAGAATAAAGTTTTGAGATATCTAGCTGTAAtcataataatttcaaaacaaaaagtaaaacaaGAATTGGATTGTTATACACCTTCATATTTTTGTCATATAGTATTTGATGATTTGGTTTGTTGGTTTAGAAGAAGAGCATAAAAGAGTTGATTCCAAGTATCAGGCACACCAGCAAGACACCAATGACTACAATCATTACCCTTTTTGATCTttgtatcattattattattactattattattattattattattattattattattcataccATAAATTGAAGGGTGTCCATCTTTTCTTAGTTGAGATAGTAATGTAATGTCAAGTAATGTCACTTGTTTTGACATATTGCCAATAATTTCTTTCACAATTGTTGCTGCTGCCATTGGTCCTCCAGGATACACTGAGCCACTAATTGGTTGTGTCTCTCCATTGCAATTGCTACTTGGTTTGCTAGCATTCCATTCTTGCCCACTGATTTAATAAATTTGTACGAGTTAAAATGAGCTGAATTAATAAATGAAcgatttttcaaaatcataatcAAAATTAGTTAGGCTATGATGAGTGAAGCCAATAtggttaaataaaaaatggtcATGACCTAATCTGTTCAACTCTTACTAAATCTTACAAAAATGGTACTCCTAACTTACATAAATGGTACTCCTAATGTATAAATCAAATatacaataattatatatttataatggtAGGATCAAAAAGGAAATCGAAGAATATTCCTCTGTCTCTATTTGTATATCgttcttattaaaaatatatggtttttaatatttgttattttacaaaatcaatgcataaatgacattattttttttattttaatttacccTTCAGTTATTAGCtttgaaaatacatatttaaccaATAcagaaaaattaagtaaataattcatattcattgattaaaataaattaatttatatttattgattaaaaacTTGAATTcaaagaaaacattaaataaaaatagaataataaatttacttgatttttttaatgtaggtaaaatttaaaatatagacATATAAATAAGAAGAGAGAAAGTATATAGTACCTGTAATGTGTAGGAGAAATGCCTTGAAAGAATACTCTTGTTTTGGTTGGATCAATATTTGATTCTACCCAATTGGACCAAGTTTTAAGTCCCTCTTTAAAGGCCACTAAACGATCCATGTCTTTATATATTTGATCTCCTTTTTGTATAAAATCCCATCTGatttaaatacataaatttcatcattttgagatgtaaaaaaaaaatgttttggaCTAAATTAGAGGCACACTTGGTtagtgaagaaaaaatataaatatataagttattaattttaaaatttaatatttatgttgtaaaaaaattaacacatatatatacaatcgtatgttaaaatttataaatttaaatgaacTCATAGCTAATACATTATATATGCCCTTGGGCGTGAAACGAAGCAAGTTGACCAGTATATAAATAGACGTGTAATTAACCCATTCAAATTTAAAggagattaatcaagtaaaactTACGATTGTTGGCTTCCCTTGTGGAGCCACCAATGCCAAGTATTGAAAATGAGCATGTCGAATCCTTTCCAAGCGTCGCCGTTTTGGATTGAATCAAGCTTTAGAACTCTTCCTATTTTCTCTTTTACCAAATCTACCAAAAATGCATTTCGTgataaaatcaaagaaacattATAGTCCTGCCACAAATTCCCaaatgtaattataattatgaacaaattattatatgtacatttatatttgtaaaaaattcatatatgcaattaaacttaataattaaaattgtagCTTACCTATAATAAGTTAGGAACTATCGACAAATTCTTGAGCTAATTTCATGTTTTCTTATAGTGAAAATTGggacattatattcaaaatcaaCTATTTATGAAAAGGTTCATATATACTACTCGTAAACATGATGAGAGGAGAGAAAAGAATT
Proteins encoded in this window:
- the LOC101250527 gene encoding transcription factor bHLH118-like, translated to MDDSEFDFGQLDQLFNFLSSPSPPPPPPTTLQSNQDSSFSLQKQNSNIVFTSTHNVPKKKPILITNFNIIDDQVIQDLPKEKEMVVEKKVMRRDVERQRRRDMAKLYQRLRLLIPSKYLMGKRSISDHLEEIVDYVKDLKKDIEELESKREKLKEMKNITNISSPLAPNSSSMKLNDDDKIIVKSCNEGVEISIKGGLSISKVLKVLMKEGFIVNSCVSSTINQRLIHIIQTKVNKRGDIDLALLRSKLMGLF
- the LOC101247939 gene encoding protein trichome birefringence-like 41, whose protein sequence is METRKYFNYICLIYAILCLNYELTSAVVLLKHLSHSRGSKSNNSCDLFQGNWIYDNSYPFYNSSICSFIEGQFNCQGNGRPDKIYLKYKWKPNSCELPKFEGLDFLKRVRGKKIMFIGDSLSLNQWQSLTCMLHAAFPKLNYTLQRKGDISNFVFQDYNVSLILSRNAFLVDLVKEKIGRVLKLDSIQNGDAWKGFDMLIFNTWHWWLHKGSQQSWDFIQKGDQIYKDMDRLVAFKEGLKTWSNWVESNIDPTKTRVFFQGISPTHYSGQEWNASKPSSNCNGETQPISGSVYPGGPMAAATIVKEIIGNMSKQVTLLDITLLSQLRKDGHPSIYGMNNNNNNNNNNNSNNNNDTKIKKGNDCSHWCLAGVPDTWNQLFYALLLNQQTKSSNTI